A portion of the Tiliqua scincoides isolate rTilSci1 chromosome 3, rTilSci1.hap2, whole genome shotgun sequence genome contains these proteins:
- the PTMA gene encoding prothymosin alpha isoform X1 — MSDTVVDTSSEISTKDLKEKKEVVEETENGKDAPANGNAENEENGEQEADNEVDEEEEEVGEEEEDEEEGEEEDGDEDEEAEGPTGKRAAEDDEDDDVDPKKQKTDEDD, encoded by the exons ATGTCAGACACAGTCGTGGACACCAGTTCCGAGATCTCCACTAAG GACTTGAAAGAGAAGAAGGAAGTGGTGGAAGAAACGGAAAACGGCAAAGATGCACCAGCCAATGGCAATGCC GAGAACGAGGAAAatggggagcaggaagcagacAACGAGGTagacgaagaagaagaagaagttggtgaggaggaggaggatgaggaaGAAG GTGAAGAAGAGGATGGTGATGAGGATGAAGAAGCCGAGGGCCCCACAGGCAAACGGGCAGCTGAGGATGATGAG GATGACGACGTTGACCCTAAGAAGCAGAAAACTGACGAAGATGATTAG
- the PTMA gene encoding prothymosin alpha isoform X2: MSDTVVDTSSEISTKDLKEKKEVVEETENGKDAPANGNANEENGEQEADNEVDEEEEEVGEEEEDEEEGEEEDGDEDEEAEGPTGKRAAEDDEDDDVDPKKQKTDEDD; this comes from the exons ATGTCAGACACAGTCGTGGACACCAGTTCCGAGATCTCCACTAAG GACTTGAAAGAGAAGAAGGAAGTGGTGGAAGAAACGGAAAACGGCAAAGATGCACCAGCCAATGGCAATGCC AACGAGGAAAatggggagcaggaagcagacAACGAGGTagacgaagaagaagaagaagttggtgaggaggaggaggatgaggaaGAAG GTGAAGAAGAGGATGGTGATGAGGATGAAGAAGCCGAGGGCCCCACAGGCAAACGGGCAGCTGAGGATGATGAG GATGACGACGTTGACCCTAAGAAGCAGAAAACTGACGAAGATGATTAG